A single Corynebacterium resistens DSM 45100 DNA region contains:
- a CDS encoding IS256-like element ISCre1 family transposase, with amino-acid sequence MPKNRPRCHCGGDMKRNGTTSNGTTRWRCKICGASLTKQRSDITNAALFRAFIQHLTAGTSLAAIAGNMSCSTRTLQRKFDAFWLVDVPDPTIGHTGRVYDQIFIDGTYTAGGCLIVAATLDHVIAWHWCKQETTHDYKRLLERIEAPLIAVIDGGRGATSAIKTCWPNTKIQRCLVHAQRRVRRYTTSRPRTDAGRTIYRLALKLTRITTLDEAAQWGAQLQEFHTLYKDWLNEKTQVKDPKTAKDTLVWTHVNVRKAYNSLNHLWRNDLLFVYLKPPKGVLEPHRIKSTTNSLEGGINAQLKLLARTHRGRRGEHQRKMLDWWLYLKTELPGDPIEIARQSNWGQNQLAKVTTLTRNENQADYETGQPALYDNGIDTEYTHSIGIQKGHI; translated from the coding sequence ATGCCAAAGAACCGACCACGCTGCCATTGTGGCGGCGATATGAAACGAAACGGCACCACCAGCAACGGGACGACCCGGTGGCGGTGCAAAATCTGCGGTGCTTCACTGACCAAGCAGCGCAGCGATATCACCAACGCAGCCCTATTTCGTGCGTTCATCCAGCACCTGACCGCCGGGACCAGTCTTGCGGCGATCGCCGGCAACATGAGCTGCTCGACACGTACGCTGCAGCGCAAATTCGATGCCTTTTGGCTGGTTGACGTGCCTGACCCGACCATCGGCCATACAGGCAGGGTCTACGACCAGATCTTCATCGACGGCACCTACACCGCAGGTGGCTGTCTGATCGTGGCGGCAACGCTCGACCACGTCATCGCCTGGCACTGGTGCAAACAAGAAACCACACACGACTACAAGCGCCTGCTCGAGCGCATCGAAGCACCGTTGATCGCTGTGATCGACGGTGGCCGAGGAGCCACAAGCGCAATTAAAACGTGCTGGCCAAACACCAAAATCCAACGCTGCCTCGTGCACGCCCAACGCAGAGTACGCCGCTACACCACCTCACGACCACGCACTGATGCTGGCCGCACCATCTACCGACTCGCGCTGAAACTCACCCGCATCACCACCCTGGACGAGGCTGCACAATGGGGTGCACAACTGCAAGAGTTTCACACGCTCTACAAGGATTGGCTCAACGAAAAGACACAGGTCAAAGACCCGAAAACAGCAAAAGACACACTCGTGTGGACCCATGTCAACGTGCGCAAGGCCTACAACAGTCTCAACCACCTGTGGCGCAATGACCTGCTGTTTGTCTACCTCAAGCCCCCGAAAGGTGTGCTCGAGCCGCACCGGATCAAATCCACCACCAACAGTCTTGAAGGCGGCATCAACGCCCAGCTGAAGCTCCTTGCAAGAACTCATCGCGGCAGACGCGGTGAGCACCAACGCAAAATGCTGGATTGGTGGCTGTATCTGAAAACGGAACTGCCTGGCGATCCAATAGAAATCGCCAGACAGTCCAACTGGGGCCAGAACCAACTCGCCAAAGTTACAACCCTGACCCGAAACGAGAACCAAGCCGACTATGAAACAGGACAACCAGCCCTCTACGACAACGGTATCGATACCGAGTACACACACTCAATCGGCATCCAAAAAGGCCACATCTAA
- a CDS encoding MBL fold metallo-hydrolase: protein MSNTTDFTTSGASATGLRIERVVTSGVFALDGGEWDVDNNIWILGDDSECYVIDAAHNAQPIIDAVGDRKVKGIICSHAHNDHITVAPELSEKLDAPIFCHPGDKMLWDETHPEVTPHDLADGQKFAVSGTELKVINTPGHSPGSCSFYLPEAKVLFSGDTLFAGGPGATGRSYSDFDTIIGSIRGSLLTLPAETEVYTGHGDATSIGDEAPHLEEWIKRGY, encoded by the coding sequence ATGAGTAACACAACCGATTTCACCACTTCAGGTGCCAGCGCCACCGGCTTGCGTATTGAGCGGGTAGTAACCAGCGGTGTATTCGCCCTCGACGGTGGTGAATGGGACGTTGATAACAACATTTGGATCCTCGGCGATGATTCCGAATGCTATGTCATCGACGCAGCCCACAACGCCCAGCCAATCATCGACGCAGTCGGTGATCGCAAGGTCAAGGGCATCATTTGTTCTCATGCTCACAACGATCACATCACGGTCGCTCCCGAGCTCTCCGAGAAACTCGATGCTCCCATTTTCTGCCACCCTGGCGACAAGATGTTGTGGGATGAGACCCACCCAGAGGTCACTCCGCACGATCTCGCCGATGGCCAGAAATTCGCCGTCTCGGGCACCGAGCTCAAAGTCATTAACACCCCTGGGCACTCCCCAGGATCGTGTTCTTTCTACCTGCCCGAGGCCAAGGTTCTTTTCAGCGGCGATACTTTGTTCGCCGGTGGACCTGGTGCCACAGGCCGTTCTTACAGTGATTTCGATACGATCATCGGCTCCATCCGTGGCAGCTTGCTCACCTTGCCGGCAGAAACCGAGGTCTACACGGGCCATGGCGATGCCACCAGCATTGGTGATGAAGCCCCTCACCTCGAAGAGTGGATTAAACGCGGATATTAA
- a CDS encoding magnesium and cobalt transport protein CorA, producing MTNNRATDPRRNSRASRLRKLERNQIPTVTSRGDEVASLKKNPNAATPKRPTVPGARKVSLSRLTRSPKKTKPGLTVPVQRAVDHCRVIVDGEAKAGEYTMLAARREVEEMGRGFVWLSLNQPDEFQMDRVAEEFDIHPLIVEDVIVAHQRPKIERYDDQLFFVVRDVHYVEEEQVTNTREIISTGEVQMIIGHDFIVTIRHNSEPIEPLQYLASEPELRDMGPIALAWKVADLMVDEYARIAQLLGEEVDLLEEEVFTPGRPIDIEHIYMYKREIVEMRHATEPLIPALKALSTDHKDKVNKLLRSYFRDALDHAITATQRIEGFDSRLTSLIDASVAKITLQQNQDMRTISAVVGMAAVPTLIAGIYGMNFDNMPELHMQYGYPLTLLGILLAVLLMYAWFKKNHWL from the coding sequence ATGACGAATAACCGAGCCACAGATCCTCGCCGGAATAGTCGAGCTTCCCGATTGCGCAAACTTGAACGTAACCAGATTCCCACGGTGACTTCGCGTGGGGACGAGGTGGCGTCGTTAAAAAAGAACCCGAATGCTGCCACCCCAAAGCGACCAACGGTGCCCGGTGCCCGCAAAGTGAGCTTGTCCCGGCTGACCCGATCCCCGAAGAAAACGAAGCCGGGCCTGACCGTTCCGGTGCAGCGCGCGGTCGATCATTGTCGCGTGATCGTCGATGGCGAAGCCAAGGCGGGTGAGTACACGATGCTCGCGGCGAGGCGGGAAGTGGAAGAGATGGGGCGCGGTTTTGTGTGGCTCAGCCTCAACCAACCCGACGAATTCCAGATGGACCGGGTGGCTGAAGAGTTTGATATTCACCCGCTGATCGTGGAGGACGTCATTGTGGCACACCAACGCCCCAAGATTGAACGCTACGATGACCAGCTGTTTTTCGTGGTGCGTGACGTGCACTACGTGGAAGAAGAGCAAGTCACCAACACCCGCGAAATCATTAGCACGGGTGAGGTGCAAATGATCATCGGGCACGATTTCATCGTCACGATTCGCCACAACTCTGAGCCCATCGAGCCACTGCAATACCTCGCGAGTGAACCCGAGCTACGCGACATGGGGCCGATCGCGTTGGCATGGAAAGTCGCGGACCTCATGGTGGACGAATACGCCCGCATCGCGCAGTTGCTCGGCGAAGAAGTGGACCTTCTAGAAGAAGAGGTATTCACCCCCGGTCGCCCCATCGATATCGAGCACATCTACATGTACAAGCGAGAAATCGTGGAAATGCGCCACGCAACGGAGCCACTGATTCCGGCGCTCAAGGCGCTTTCGACCGACCATAAGGACAAGGTCAACAAGCTATTGCGCAGCTACTTCCGCGATGCGCTGGATCACGCCATTACCGCCACCCAACGTATTGAAGGGTTTGATTCCCGGCTGACATCGCTGATCGACGCTTCCGTTGCGAAGATCACCCTGCAGCAGAACCAAGATATGCGTACGATCTCCGCAGTAGTCGGGATGGCTGCGGTGCCTACACTTATCGCCGGTATCTATGGCATGAATTTCGATAACATGCCTGAGCTGCATATGCAGTATGGCTACCCTCTGACACTGCTGGGCATTCTGCTTGCTGTGCTGTTGATGTATGCCTGGTTCAAGAAGAACCACTGGCTATAG
- a CDS encoding S-(hydroxymethyl)mycothiol dehydrogenase gives MTAQNAVADQTVKGVIARAKGEPVELVDVVVPAPGDNDVIVKIQACGVCHTDLAYRDGGISDDYPFLLGHEAAGVVEAVGERVSHVEPGDYVVLNWRAVCGECRACRKGEPKYCFNTHNASKKMTLAEDGTELEAALGIGAFIEKTIVHEGQCTKVNNAEDPAVAGLLGCGIMAGLGATINTGEVKRGESVAVIGVGGVGMAAVAGASLAGATPVIAIDVSDAKLQRAKEEFGATHTINSKDLSDDELIEKVQKLTGGFGVDVVVDAVGVPATYKQAFYLRDLAGRVVLVGVPTPDMKLELPLLDVFGRGGSLKSSWYGDCLPERDFPMYVDLHLEGRFPLDRFVDERIELEGVEQAFETMKAGKVLRSVVEFKAE, from the coding sequence ATGACTGCACAAAATGCGGTGGCTGACCAAACTGTTAAAGGCGTGATCGCCCGCGCTAAGGGAGAGCCCGTTGAGCTTGTCGACGTTGTGGTGCCCGCACCCGGTGACAATGACGTGATTGTAAAGATCCAAGCGTGCGGTGTGTGCCACACGGACCTCGCCTACCGCGATGGTGGCATCTCCGATGATTACCCATTCCTGCTTGGCCATGAAGCCGCTGGCGTAGTTGAGGCCGTGGGGGAGCGCGTTAGCCATGTGGAACCCGGCGACTACGTTGTGCTCAACTGGCGCGCAGTGTGCGGTGAATGTCGTGCCTGCCGCAAGGGCGAACCGAAGTACTGCTTCAACACTCACAACGCCAGCAAAAAGATGACCCTCGCGGAAGATGGCACTGAACTCGAAGCAGCCCTCGGAATTGGCGCCTTCATCGAAAAGACCATCGTTCACGAGGGCCAGTGCACCAAGGTCAACAATGCGGAGGATCCAGCTGTCGCAGGTCTGTTGGGGTGCGGCATCATGGCCGGCCTTGGTGCCACCATTAACACCGGTGAGGTCAAGAGGGGCGAATCGGTCGCCGTCATCGGCGTTGGCGGTGTAGGCATGGCCGCAGTCGCCGGAGCTTCGTTGGCTGGTGCCACGCCGGTCATTGCTATTGATGTTTCCGACGCCAAGCTGCAGCGCGCCAAGGAAGAATTCGGGGCGACCCACACTATTAACTCCAAGGATCTGAGTGATGATGAGCTGATCGAGAAGGTCCAAAAACTCACGGGCGGATTCGGTGTGGACGTAGTAGTAGATGCCGTCGGCGTACCCGCGACGTACAAACAGGCGTTCTACCTGCGCGACTTGGCAGGTCGCGTCGTTCTCGTGGGAGTGCCTACCCCGGATATGAAGCTGGAATTGCCCTTGCTGGACGTCTTTGGCCGCGGCGGTTCCCTGAAATCCTCTTGGTACGGCGACTGCCTGCCAGAGCGCGACTTCCCTATGTATGTCGATCTTCACCTCGAGGGACGTTTCCCCTTGGATCGCTTCGTCGATGAGCGCATTGAGCTCGAAGGCGTGGAGCAAGCATTCGAGACCATGAAGGCTGGCAAGGTTCTGCGTTCTGTCGTGGAGTTCAAAGCGGAATAA
- a CDS encoding heavy metal translocating P-type ATPase, with protein sequence MISASTSSPDTLDLSITGMTCAACANRIERKLNKMDGISATVNYATEKAHIQSADGSSAALPDAQEFIDLVDSMGYGAQVDRPASAAEDAETEDDGAPDQELHTLRQRVVISAWLAVPVIALAMVPALQFKHWQWLSLTLAAPVIVWGGWPFHRATWKNLKQSAFTMDSLITIGTLSAFAWSLYALFFGSAGMPGMRHSWVLFGPDAGSTHGGPAGDIYLEVGAGVILFVLAGRYFEKRAKHRAGSALRALTQLGAREVTVCEWESAGEVGAGAGSVVPRSERTLPIDQLQVGQYFVVRPGEKIATDGVVVDGHSAIDASMLTGESVPVEVHAGDRVTGATINTSGRLVVRAEKVGADTQLAHMAKLVEEAQSGKAPVQRLADKISGVFVPIVITIAVAVFVGWWLATGDIARGFATAVAVLIVACPCALGLATPTALLVGTGRGAREGILIKGPEILESARGVDTAVLDKTGTVTTGEMTVTAVNSEPGWADAEVLRLAAAVEAGSEHPIGRAIVDAAGEQRGVETKETGEKVKRFRSIAGRGVEATVDGRMVQVGRGFIEASSELIPVIVDGKLAGSIEVRDGVKPTSAAAVADLKRMGLRPILLTGDAEAVARRVATEVGIDAADVIAEVMPEDKVAKVRSLQEREAVVAMIGDGVNDAAALAQADLGIAMGSGTDAAIEAADITLVRAELPAVVDAIQLSRRTLRTIKGNLFWAFAYNVAAIPLAAAGLLNPMLAGAAMALSSVFVVSNSLRLRGRS encoded by the coding sequence ATGATTTCAGCATCTACCAGTTCACCCGACACGCTCGACCTGTCCATCACCGGCATGACGTGCGCCGCATGCGCGAACCGCATCGAGCGCAAGCTCAACAAGATGGACGGCATTTCCGCCACCGTGAATTACGCCACGGAGAAGGCACACATCCAGTCCGCGGACGGTAGTTCAGCAGCTTTACCAGACGCCCAAGAATTCATCGACCTTGTTGACTCCATGGGTTACGGAGCCCAAGTGGATCGGCCTGCGAGTGCTGCTGAAGATGCTGAGACAGAGGACGACGGGGCGCCTGACCAGGAGTTGCACACGCTGCGCCAACGTGTAGTGATTAGCGCGTGGTTAGCGGTGCCGGTGATCGCTCTAGCGATGGTGCCCGCGTTGCAGTTTAAGCACTGGCAGTGGCTATCGCTGACTCTGGCCGCCCCCGTGATTGTGTGGGGTGGATGGCCATTTCACCGCGCCACGTGGAAGAACCTTAAGCAAAGCGCGTTCACGATGGATTCGCTGATCACGATCGGAACGCTGTCGGCTTTTGCGTGGTCGTTGTATGCGCTGTTTTTCGGAAGCGCAGGGATGCCCGGAATGCGCCATTCGTGGGTGCTGTTCGGGCCAGATGCGGGCAGTACGCACGGTGGCCCGGCGGGGGATATCTACCTGGAGGTCGGCGCGGGAGTGATCCTCTTCGTGTTGGCGGGGCGGTATTTCGAGAAGCGCGCTAAGCACCGGGCGGGAAGTGCACTGCGGGCTCTTACCCAGCTGGGTGCGCGCGAGGTGACGGTGTGCGAATGGGAGAGTGCTGGGGAGGTTGGTGCTGGCGCCGGTTCCGTCGTTCCCCGTTCCGAGCGCACCCTGCCCATTGATCAGCTACAGGTGGGGCAGTACTTCGTAGTGCGCCCAGGGGAGAAAATCGCGACGGACGGAGTGGTTGTCGATGGGCACTCGGCGATCGATGCGTCCATGCTGACGGGTGAATCCGTTCCGGTGGAAGTGCACGCGGGGGATCGCGTGACGGGCGCGACAATCAACACTTCCGGCCGTCTGGTCGTGCGGGCGGAAAAGGTGGGGGCCGATACCCAGCTTGCTCACATGGCCAAGCTTGTGGAAGAAGCGCAATCCGGCAAAGCACCCGTGCAGCGCTTGGCGGACAAGATTTCGGGCGTGTTCGTCCCCATCGTCATCACCATCGCGGTGGCAGTTTTCGTGGGCTGGTGGCTGGCCACTGGAGACATTGCACGCGGTTTCGCTACGGCGGTTGCGGTATTGATCGTTGCATGTCCGTGTGCGCTGGGCCTTGCCACACCCACGGCGTTGTTGGTCGGTACCGGTCGGGGAGCACGCGAGGGCATCTTGATTAAGGGGCCCGAAATCTTGGAGTCCGCCCGCGGTGTGGATACCGCCGTGCTGGACAAGACGGGCACTGTGACCACAGGCGAGATGACAGTCACTGCAGTCAACTCCGAACCTGGATGGGCGGATGCAGAGGTCTTACGCTTGGCCGCCGCGGTGGAGGCCGGTTCCGAGCATCCTATTGGTCGTGCGATTGTGGACGCTGCCGGGGAGCAGCGGGGCGTCGAAACAAAGGAAACAGGAGAAAAAGTAAAACGTTTCCGCAGCATCGCTGGGCGTGGCGTGGAGGCAACGGTTGACGGGCGCATGGTGCAGGTTGGCCGTGGGTTCATCGAGGCTTCGAGTGAGCTGATTCCGGTGATTGTTGACGGAAAGCTCGCAGGTTCCATCGAGGTGCGTGATGGTGTGAAACCCACGAGCGCGGCTGCTGTCGCGGATTTGAAGCGGATGGGGCTGCGGCCGATTTTGCTGACTGGTGACGCCGAGGCAGTCGCGCGCCGGGTAGCCACGGAGGTTGGCATTGATGCGGCAGATGTGATTGCGGAGGTCATGCCCGAGGACAAGGTGGCCAAGGTGCGCAGCTTGCAGGAACGCGAGGCTGTGGTCGCGATGATTGGCGATGGGGTCAATGATGCGGCGGCTTTGGCTCAAGCGGATTTGGGCATCGCGATGGGGTCGGGAACGGATGCAGCTATCGAGGCTGCGGACATTACATTGGTGCGCGCGGAGTTGCCCGCGGTGGTTGATGCAATCCAGTTGTCGCGCCGTACTTTGCGTACGATCAAGGGCAACCTGTTTTGGGCTTTCGCTTACAACGTGGCTGCGATTCCACTTGCGGCAGCTGGATTGCTGAATCCAATGCTGGCTGGGGCTGCGATGGCCCTTTCTAGTGTGTTTGTTGTTAGCAACAGTCTGAGACTGCGAGGACGGAGTTAA
- a CDS encoding acyl carrier protein, which produces MSTSQGPTSGISEEAKRKLAASLGGNVAGASAASAQEEPQDDGAVRDFFAEVARILEATTGIEREEIGERSRLDEDLNVDSLSKVDTAVRLEERFGVRIEEADILQASTVGDLVELVEGKGETS; this is translated from the coding sequence ATGTCCACTTCGCAAGGCCCCACCAGCGGAATTTCTGAGGAGGCCAAGCGCAAACTTGCCGCCAGCCTAGGGGGAAACGTAGCTGGGGCGAGCGCGGCGTCGGCACAAGAAGAACCGCAAGACGATGGCGCCGTAAGGGATTTTTTCGCTGAGGTAGCCCGCATTCTCGAAGCGACGACCGGGATTGAGCGGGAGGAGATCGGCGAGCGCTCGCGACTGGACGAGGATCTAAATGTGGACTCCCTGTCGAAGGTGGATACTGCGGTGCGGCTGGAAGAACGTTTCGGCGTGCGAATTGAGGAGGCAGATATTCTGCAGGCCTCCACAGTCGGCGATTTGGTAGAGCTCGTGGAAGGCAAGGGAGAAACTAGCTGA
- a CDS encoding serine hydrolase domain-containing protein, with translation MSGLSAILQEIHDWPVGKAAVAVLGAGEAPGHFTTELKNCSEADSFALASVSKLITAYAVLIAAEEGAFELDDRVDADLLELLEGEPAPTIRELLAHSSGVSFKDRKQEKPAGQRRIYSSAGYEILAAQLERATEIAFADYIREAICEPLGISIAVEGSAGHGFSSDLQSMATLASEFLTPTLLSEQTLEQALEVFGDELAGIVPGYGRHVPCPWGLGFELHGHKAPHWLSTEMPADVAGHFGQSGTFLWVHRATKRGAVVLTDTAFGDWAKDRWDGFNARIWAELEG, from the coding sequence ATGAGTGGCCTCAGCGCGATTCTGCAAGAAATTCATGACTGGCCAGTGGGCAAGGCTGCGGTAGCGGTGCTCGGTGCCGGTGAAGCGCCGGGCCATTTCACCACCGAACTTAAAAATTGCTCCGAGGCCGACAGTTTCGCCCTCGCCAGCGTGAGCAAGCTCATCACGGCTTATGCTGTGCTGATCGCAGCAGAAGAAGGAGCCTTCGAGCTCGACGATAGGGTCGATGCTGACCTGTTGGAGCTGCTGGAAGGCGAGCCGGCTCCAACCATCCGCGAGCTGCTGGCGCATTCCTCGGGCGTGAGCTTCAAAGACCGCAAGCAGGAAAAACCTGCAGGGCAACGCCGCATTTATTCGTCTGCTGGCTATGAAATCCTCGCCGCACAGCTGGAGCGCGCCACTGAGATTGCTTTCGCTGACTACATTCGGGAAGCGATCTGCGAACCCCTCGGCATTTCCATCGCGGTGGAAGGCAGCGCCGGCCACGGTTTCAGCTCCGATCTGCAATCGATGGCTACGCTTGCTTCCGAATTTTTGACGCCCACCTTGCTGAGCGAGCAAACCCTAGAACAGGCACTCGAAGTTTTTGGAGACGAGCTGGCGGGAATCGTTCCCGGTTACGGCCGCCACGTACCCTGCCCATGGGGGCTGGGTTTTGAGTTGCACGGGCACAAGGCTCCCCACTGGTTGAGCACTGAAATGCCCGCGGACGTAGCTGGACATTTCGGGCAGTCCGGTACGTTCCTGTGGGTGCATCGTGCGACGAAACGCGGGGCGGTCGTGCTAACCGATACCGCATTCGGCGATTGGGCTAAGGATCGCTGGGATGGCTTTAACGCGCGAATCTGGGCGGAGCTGGAAGGCTAG
- a CDS encoding fructosamine kinase family protein, protein MPGSRRTTGYRRELQAPALAHWGAWLTKFSPSTTLDVPPNGKSRALKWLGDGYQGPNESLMPLPLQSHDSWGAFYSSVIVHPLAEHALSAGSLSSDDATLITELCHRLDSGEFDDGTAPSRVHGDLWSGNVLWDDQGAILIDPCAHGGHGFADVAALGIFGAPHLDAIIGAYADVRDLNTSQPDWQRTLCLHRLHLLLLHVAVFGSSYRSQTMADVRAALAL, encoded by the coding sequence ATGCCTGGTTCAAGAAGAACCACTGGCTATAGGCGCGAGCTGCAGGCACCGGCACTGGCACACTGGGGTGCATGGCTGACCAAGTTTTCACCAAGCACAACACTGGACGTACCGCCGAATGGGAAGTCGCGGGCTTTGAAGTGGCTGGGTGACGGCTACCAAGGCCCCAATGAGTCTTTGATGCCGCTTCCGCTGCAATCCCACGACAGTTGGGGTGCCTTCTACAGCTCTGTGATCGTTCACCCCCTAGCCGAGCATGCTCTTTCTGCGGGTTCCCTTTCTTCCGACGACGCCACGCTGATCACCGAATTGTGTCACCGGTTGGACTCCGGGGAGTTCGATGATGGCACAGCACCTTCCCGCGTGCACGGGGATCTGTGGTCCGGCAATGTGCTCTGGGACGATCAAGGTGCGATCCTCATCGACCCGTGTGCGCACGGCGGACACGGGTTCGCCGATGTTGCGGCTCTGGGAATCTTCGGTGCACCACACTTGGACGCGATCATTGGGGCTTATGCGGACGTACGCGACTTGAACACGTCTCAACCGGACTGGCAACGCACTTTGTGCCTCCACCGCCTGCATTTGCTGCTGTTGCACGTCGCCGTTTTTGGTAGCTCATACCGCTCACAAACAATGGCGGACGTGCGTGCGGCGTTGGCCCTGTAG